Proteins co-encoded in one Neovison vison isolate M4711 chromosome 9, ASM_NN_V1, whole genome shotgun sequence genomic window:
- the LOC122916858 gene encoding alpha-1-acid glycoprotein-like, with product MALSWALAALSLLPLLHAQSPVCANLTAAPITNATLDQISGKWFYLSSAFRNPEFNQSARTIHAAFFYFTPNHTDDTILLGEYLTIGNKCIYNSSYLKVQRENGTLSKHESGKEVFADLLLTKDPKIFMLGFSLKDEQNKGLSFYADKAEVTEEQMRVFHEAITCLGMQTSEINYTDAKKDLCGPLEKQHKEERQKEKEEHTALD from the exons ATGGCGCTGTCCTGGGCCCTTGCTGCCCtgagcctccttcctctgctgcaTGCCCAGAGCCCAGTGTGTGCCAACCTCACAGCAGCGCCCATCACCAATGCCACCCTGGACCAG ATCTCTGGCAAGTGGTTTTATCTCTCCTCGGCCTTCCGCAACCCGGAGTTCAACCAGTCAGCGAGAACAATCCATGCGGCCTTCTTCTATTTCACTCCCAACCATACGGACGACACAATACTGCTCGGAGAGTACCTAACCAT TGGGAACAAGTGCATCTATAACTCCAGCTATCTGAAGGTCCAGAGGGAAAATGGGACCCTGTCCAAACACG agtctggcaaagaagtgTTTGCCGATCTCCTGCTCACTAAGGATCCTAAGATCTTCATGCTTGGCTTCTCCCTGAAGGATGAGCAGAACAAGGGACTGTCCTTCTATG CTGACAAGGCAGAAGTGACTGAGGAACAAATGAGAGTTTTCCATGAAGCCATCACGTGCTTAGGCATGCAGACGTCGGAGATCAATTACACTGATGCGAAAAAG GATCTGTGTGGGCCGCTGGAGAAGCAGCacaaggaagaaaggcagaaggaaaaggaggaacacACAGCGTTGGACTAG